A DNA window from Lujinxingia litoralis contains the following coding sequences:
- a CDS encoding acetyl-CoA carboxylase biotin carboxyl carrier protein subunit: MTQYVVEIDGRSQRLVQLRESGRARWVAELDSGRVVELELVGRSPEGGVCVRLEGVEHTLEFDAVPGERSRGVASRIVRVPGERSREVRVSSAADVVLAADVLAPPGTGEGESGEATLFCPMTGVVLEVSVRPGQQVRRGDPLVVVEAMKMENTLYAPHEAVVEEICVNAGETVRRGQELIRWSAGNLGNAMPMKEQV, translated from the coding sequence ATGACACAGTATGTGGTTGAGATCGATGGCAGATCGCAGCGTCTTGTGCAGTTGCGTGAGAGCGGTCGGGCGCGTTGGGTGGCCGAGCTTGATTCGGGCCGCGTGGTCGAACTGGAGCTGGTGGGGCGATCGCCAGAGGGCGGGGTGTGCGTTCGCCTGGAGGGTGTGGAGCACACGTTGGAGTTCGACGCGGTGCCAGGTGAGCGATCGCGGGGAGTCGCGTCGCGCATCGTTCGGGTGCCAGGTGAGCGATCGCGAGAAGTTCGGGTGAGTTCGGCCGCTGATGTGGTGCTGGCGGCGGATGTTCTGGCGCCACCGGGCACGGGAGAAGGGGAGTCAGGGGAAGCTACTCTCTTCTGCCCCATGACCGGGGTGGTCCTTGAGGTCAGCGTTCGCCCCGGTCAGCAGGTACGTCGGGGGGATCCGCTGGTGGTGGTAGAGGCGATGAAAATGGAGAACACCCTCTACGCGCCGCATGAGGCGGTGGTCGAGGAGATCTGCGTGAACGCCGGAGAGACCGTGCGTCGTGGCCAGGAGCTGATTCGCTGGAGTGCCGGAAACCTCGGTAACGCGATGCCGATGAAGGAGCAGGTATGA
- a CDS encoding acyl-CoA carboxylase subunit beta yields the protein MSETQEMLRLEAVTSTSVSVRRTPGTDTASPPRSARTPGTDAETPQEQRSGTERVLAARTKVSIALARLERLFDPGTLEVIGAEVTHRAEGFGLEKRRIPGDGVVTASGLVEGRPVFAYAQDRTVLGGSLGQAHAQKIARLQDLALRAGAPFVGINDSGGARIQEGVDALGGYGEIFRRNVAASGVIPQISVIAGPCAGGAVYSPALTDFVGMVDRSSFMFLTGPKVVKTVTFEDVTVEELGGARTHAERTGVSHFRWGNDEEAIAQVRRLLSYLPSNHREEPPFVAPTDDVERMDAALGTIVPGDPRKPYDVRAVVELVVDRDSFMEVQAGWARNVVVGLGRLGGHVIGIIANQPLVKAGVLDIDASRKAARFIRTCNAFGIPLVSLVDVPGFLPGREQEYGGVIDHGAKLLYAYCEATVPKLAVILRKAYGGAYIVMSSQHVGGDVNLAWPRAEIAVMGASGAVEVLNRRELAAAEDPEGRAAELRADYEERFLNPDIAAQRGYIDAVIEPCETRRRLYRHLRVLLNKREWTLPRRHANGPL from the coding sequence ATGAGTGAGACTCAAGAGATGTTGAGGTTGGAGGCCGTCACGTCGACTTCCGTGAGCGTCCGTCGAACGCCTGGCACCGATACTGCGTCACCTCCGCGATCTGCGCGAACGCCTGGCACCGATGCGGAGACGCCGCAAGAGCAAAGGTCCGGCACCGAGCGTGTGCTGGCGGCCCGCACGAAAGTCAGCATCGCCCTGGCTCGGCTGGAGCGTCTGTTTGATCCGGGGACTCTGGAGGTGATTGGCGCGGAGGTCACCCACCGCGCCGAGGGGTTCGGTCTGGAGAAGCGTCGCATCCCCGGCGACGGGGTCGTTACGGCCAGCGGTCTGGTAGAGGGGCGGCCGGTCTTTGCTTACGCTCAGGACCGCACGGTGCTGGGGGGGAGTCTGGGACAGGCCCATGCCCAGAAGATCGCGCGCTTGCAAGATCTGGCGCTGCGCGCGGGAGCGCCCTTTGTGGGCATCAACGACTCTGGTGGTGCGCGCATTCAGGAGGGCGTGGATGCGTTGGGGGGCTATGGCGAGATCTTTCGGCGCAATGTGGCGGCCTCCGGCGTTATCCCCCAGATCAGCGTGATCGCCGGGCCTTGCGCTGGTGGTGCGGTTTACTCGCCGGCGCTCACCGATTTTGTGGGTATGGTGGATCGGTCGAGCTTTATGTTTCTGACGGGGCCGAAGGTCGTTAAAACGGTGACCTTTGAAGATGTGACCGTCGAGGAACTCGGAGGTGCTCGTACCCATGCCGAGCGTACTGGGGTGAGTCATTTTCGCTGGGGCAATGATGAAGAAGCCATCGCCCAGGTGCGTCGTCTGCTGAGCTATCTGCCTTCGAACCATCGGGAGGAGCCGCCCTTTGTCGCTCCGACAGATGATGTTGAACGTATGGACGCGGCCCTTGGCACGATCGTCCCGGGTGATCCTCGCAAACCTTATGATGTGCGTGCGGTGGTGGAGCTGGTGGTGGACCGCGACTCCTTTATGGAGGTTCAGGCCGGCTGGGCCCGCAATGTGGTGGTGGGGCTGGGTCGGTTGGGGGGACACGTGATCGGGATCATCGCGAACCAACCCCTGGTCAAAGCCGGCGTTCTCGATATTGATGCCAGTCGCAAGGCGGCGCGCTTTATACGTACCTGCAATGCCTTTGGGATTCCGCTGGTGAGCCTGGTGGATGTGCCGGGCTTTTTGCCGGGGCGAGAGCAGGAGTACGGCGGGGTCATCGATCACGGAGCTAAACTTCTCTACGCCTACTGCGAGGCCACCGTGCCCAAGTTGGCCGTGATTCTGCGCAAGGCTTACGGTGGGGCCTACATTGTGATGAGTTCGCAGCATGTGGGCGGTGATGTGAACTTGGCCTGGCCCCGTGCGGAGATCGCGGTCATGGGCGCCAGCGGGGCCGTGGAAGTGCTCAATCGTCGTGAACTCGCTGCGGCCGAAGATCCGGAAGGTCGAGCGGCCGAACTGCGAGCCGACTATGAGGAGCGTTTTCTCAACCCCGATATCGCCGCGCAACGCGGTTATATCGATGCTGTGATCGAGCCCTGTGAGACACGTCGCCGTCTCTACCGGCATCTTCGGGTGCTGTTGAACAAGCGTGAGTGGACGTTGCCGCGCCGTCACGCCAACGGCCCGCTCTAG
- a CDS encoding vWA domain-containing protein yields MCLLSAAPARAQSSQDQISAQGRNAQFMIVVDDSGSMRIRTQEGPAADPERLAIFATRSLLSMLDDGDEVSVMRLNGPRDGESPMAIAPLAENRERLNRMLANDGPIAAYPGKLTPCGTALEALQQELNRARRPGVAQVVLFLTDGECNDTRLNPERYLQGIDAHKDSLFQFYLLRWRGRIYSQYLVDLARQSGGSVSEVGSDDPTDLLGPFANALSRSQGYRAHLLGPAQNTLPAHRGARRMRLLAVAPDQGQPLHLQLEADGTSPELLSLPRSGLHQYEDGKRYRYVSLTYRPDESPVKVRVTGGGQHWRVVALPDYRLFVNTRVQQGRCGQAGEDTNFVEVGAAICVTLSLVNEDGQAVSADVAPRGTAAAVSYQAPGQSERQLPATHTPQAAIFQFERVNLGEGDHILSPRITLPSSEGPPITLRGPARTLQVSTRRVSATPASFEFGDLLPGTDHFFEVTIDGNFPATRARLVAARPDALPECVSFALSGVAMGQAQTISPGQTYTLEARIAPYCAPLTLRRDLDNALRLEFDRGAHSIPIPTLVMPVRGKLISELAAPAKLTTTLVGGQQRDLRVSLKGNHRRPLIFDAVILPEEERPDWPDAHLDVTFLDADGNEVLPGDQGQLTTEVVRSPGTDSQPLLSLRIRAGACCEAGTYLSEIALVPRSGATAPLRLPLEVTVEPAGLWRCWGTTLARGLALLLILVLLAYLVNMWRSSHFIDRDRLADRLVPLYWSDYGETRPQTRSAQDVRRMVRKSLGFWPRARAWLKANPLVFGLPGHDYYETAELVLDATRNVHRSRLRLNHERECIATLRANPRRGLAKIYATAQGGISFYAIPAEGNRIGVFELQREFDDFGAPDEAFEPSLIALRRRSELIAMHTDREPDTMAGWRVG; encoded by the coding sequence ATGTGCCTGCTGAGTGCTGCCCCTGCTCGGGCCCAGTCGTCTCAGGATCAGATCAGCGCGCAGGGACGAAACGCTCAGTTCATGATTGTCGTCGACGACTCCGGCTCCATGCGCATTCGCACGCAAGAGGGACCGGCTGCCGATCCAGAGCGCCTGGCAATTTTTGCGACCCGCTCACTCCTGAGCATGCTCGACGACGGCGACGAAGTCAGCGTGATGAGGCTCAATGGCCCACGCGACGGCGAGTCGCCGATGGCCATCGCACCGCTGGCGGAGAACCGCGAGCGCCTCAACCGAATGCTCGCCAACGACGGGCCAATCGCCGCCTACCCCGGAAAACTCACCCCCTGCGGCACGGCCCTGGAGGCTCTTCAACAAGAACTTAATCGCGCTCGTCGACCGGGCGTAGCCCAGGTGGTGCTCTTTCTGACCGACGGCGAATGCAACGACACCCGGCTCAACCCCGAGCGCTACCTCCAGGGCATCGACGCCCATAAAGACAGCCTCTTCCAATTTTACCTCCTGCGCTGGCGCGGCCGGATCTACTCGCAGTACCTGGTCGACCTCGCTCGCCAGAGCGGTGGCAGCGTCAGCGAGGTAGGCTCAGATGACCCGACAGACCTGCTGGGCCCCTTTGCCAACGCCCTCTCACGCTCCCAGGGCTATCGCGCTCACCTGCTGGGACCGGCCCAAAACACGCTCCCGGCCCACCGTGGCGCGCGACGGATGCGCCTGCTCGCCGTGGCCCCCGACCAGGGCCAACCCCTGCACCTGCAACTTGAGGCCGATGGCACCTCCCCAGAACTGCTGAGCCTCCCACGAAGTGGGCTGCATCAATACGAAGACGGCAAGCGCTACCGCTATGTGTCGCTCACCTACCGACCGGACGAATCTCCGGTAAAGGTCCGCGTCACCGGCGGCGGACAACACTGGCGAGTTGTGGCCCTTCCCGACTACCGCCTCTTTGTAAACACCCGGGTACAGCAGGGGCGCTGCGGTCAGGCCGGCGAAGATACGAACTTTGTCGAGGTCGGCGCTGCCATCTGCGTAACCCTCTCGCTGGTCAACGAAGACGGCCAGGCCGTCAGCGCCGACGTAGCCCCCCGCGGCACCGCGGCCGCAGTGAGTTACCAGGCTCCCGGGCAAAGCGAACGCCAACTGCCGGCGACGCACACCCCACAGGCCGCGATCTTCCAATTCGAGCGCGTCAACCTGGGGGAAGGTGACCATATCCTCTCGCCACGCATCACATTGCCCTCCTCCGAAGGCCCTCCGATCACCCTGCGCGGACCGGCGCGCACCCTCCAGGTGTCCACTCGCCGGGTCAGCGCGACGCCGGCCAGCTTTGAATTCGGCGATCTATTGCCTGGCACCGATCACTTCTTCGAGGTGACGATCGACGGCAACTTCCCGGCCACCCGCGCGCGCCTTGTCGCCGCGCGCCCCGACGCGCTTCCCGAATGCGTGAGCTTTGCCCTGAGCGGCGTGGCGATGGGCCAGGCCCAGACAATCTCACCCGGGCAAACCTACACTCTGGAGGCGCGCATCGCTCCCTACTGCGCTCCGCTCACCCTTCGACGCGACCTCGACAACGCGCTGCGTCTGGAGTTTGACCGCGGCGCCCACTCCATCCCGATCCCCACGCTGGTGATGCCGGTACGCGGCAAACTCATCAGCGAGCTGGCCGCTCCGGCAAAGTTGACCACCACCCTGGTCGGCGGGCAACAGCGGGATCTGCGTGTAAGTCTCAAGGGCAATCACCGGCGCCCCCTCATCTTCGACGCAGTGATACTCCCCGAAGAGGAACGCCCGGACTGGCCCGATGCCCACCTGGATGTCACCTTCCTTGATGCCGATGGCAACGAAGTCCTCCCCGGCGATCAGGGCCAGCTCACCACCGAGGTGGTTCGCTCGCCAGGCACCGATTCACAGCCTCTGCTGAGCCTGCGGATACGCGCCGGGGCCTGCTGTGAGGCCGGCACCTACCTCAGCGAGATCGCGCTGGTGCCACGCAGCGGGGCCACCGCCCCGCTGCGCCTCCCGCTGGAAGTGACCGTGGAGCCGGCCGGGCTATGGCGCTGCTGGGGCACGACCCTGGCCCGTGGCCTGGCACTGCTCCTGATCCTGGTACTGCTGGCGTACCTGGTTAACATGTGGCGCTCCAGCCACTTCATCGACCGCGACCGCCTGGCCGATCGCCTGGTCCCCCTCTACTGGAGCGACTATGGCGAGACCCGTCCCCAGACCCGTTCGGCTCAGGATGTGCGACGCATGGTACGAAAAAGCCTGGGATTTTGGCCGCGTGCCCGCGCCTGGCTCAAGGCCAACCCCCTGGTCTTCGGCCTTCCCGGACACGACTACTACGAGACGGCCGAGCTGGTCCTCGACGCCACACGGAACGTCCACCGCAGCCGCCTACGCCTGAACCACGAGCGCGAGTGTATCGCGACGCTGCGCGCAAATCCGCGCCGCGGCCTGGCAAAAATTTACGCCACAGCCCAGGGCGGCATCTCGTTCTACGCGATACCGGCCGAGGGCAACCGCATCGGCGTCTTTGAACTTCAGCGTGAGTTTGACGACTTCGGCGCCCCCGACGAGGCGTTTGAGCCCTCCCTCATCGCTCTTCGTCGGCGCAGCGAACTCATCGCGATGCACACCGACCGCGAGCCCGATACCATGGCCGGGTGGCGGGTGGGTTGA
- a CDS encoding serine/threonine-protein kinase: MALMPVAGDIVDDVFRVEEEIDSGNFGAVYKVRDLLEHRTLALKVLKPGPHDENELRQRFEREASLIYSLRHPHVVQVYYYGQTQSGLPYMAMEYLQGTDLRSLLAHHGGLSEALARRITIEALAALHAAHATDIVHRDLKPANIFLVNDGDRGHVKVLDFGFAKALDGDTNFEITNAGTLVGTPAYMSPELVHKKNVGPQADIYALGLILAEMLTGEKVVDIANVYDTIVYQGSKKDIKLPRELKHSIFAPIIEKAIAKDLDRRYVSAIEMIDALRALQIEGVGGYTDDVPLTSAPPALGNADPAAHTRPRSDGRPTLIEVEQELADASTHHLMFDHEPTIDLPRDREAPRHHATAQMPAISRSTAEQLPAATRSITATMATALPDPPAEKERPAWVDVLSGILVGGIALAAIIYWLG, translated from the coding sequence ATGGCCCTGATGCCCGTTGCCGGCGATATCGTCGACGATGTCTTCCGCGTCGAAGAAGAGATCGATAGTGGGAACTTTGGCGCTGTCTACAAAGTGCGCGACCTGCTGGAGCACCGCACGCTGGCGCTTAAAGTCCTGAAACCCGGGCCCCATGATGAGAACGAGCTTCGCCAGCGCTTTGAGCGCGAAGCCAGCCTCATCTATAGCCTGCGCCATCCTCACGTGGTGCAGGTCTATTACTACGGCCAGACCCAGTCGGGCCTGCCCTACATGGCGATGGAGTACCTCCAGGGCACCGATCTGCGCTCCCTGCTCGCGCACCACGGGGGGCTCTCCGAGGCCCTGGCGCGTCGGATCACCATCGAGGCCCTGGCCGCCCTCCACGCCGCCCACGCCACCGACATCGTCCACCGCGATTTGAAACCGGCCAACATCTTTCTGGTCAACGACGGCGATCGCGGGCACGTCAAGGTGCTCGACTTTGGCTTTGCCAAGGCGCTTGATGGAGACACCAACTTCGAGATCACCAATGCCGGCACCCTGGTCGGCACCCCGGCGTATATGTCACCGGAGCTGGTGCATAAGAAAAACGTCGGCCCCCAGGCCGATATCTACGCTCTGGGGCTGATTCTGGCCGAGATGCTCACCGGCGAAAAAGTCGTCGACATCGCCAACGTCTACGACACCATCGTTTATCAGGGCTCAAAGAAAGACATTAAACTGCCCCGCGAACTCAAGCATTCGATCTTTGCTCCGATCATCGAAAAAGCCATCGCCAAAGACCTCGACCGACGCTACGTCAGCGCCATCGAGATGATCGATGCCCTGCGCGCCCTCCAAATCGAAGGCGTCGGCGGCTACACAGATGATGTCCCCCTGACCAGCGCCCCCCCGGCGCTGGGGAACGCCGATCCCGCAGCACACACACGCCCCCGCTCCGACGGACGCCCCACGCTGATCGAGGTCGAACAAGAACTGGCCGACGCCTCCACCCACCATCTGATGTTCGATCATGAGCCCACCATCGACTTACCGCGCGATCGGGAAGCTCCTCGTCATCACGCGACCGCCCAGATGCCGGCCATCTCACGCTCAACCGCGGAACAGCTGCCGGCGGCCACCCGCTCGATTACCGCGACCATGGCCACAGCGCTTCCAGACCCTCCGGCCGAGAAAGAGCGCCCGGCCTGGGTCGATGTGCTCTCCGGAATCCTCGTGGGTGGTATAGCGCTGGCCGCGATCATCTACTGGCTGGGATGA